One genomic segment of Bacteroidota bacterium includes these proteins:
- a CDS encoding T9SS type A sorting domain-containing protein, with product MHSQKSFSFLLLIFISCYFNINANAQRVVFISNYSGYCYDGMYYLDEDVKLFRDVFGNEDDGGWQRFTFDEIDSANEFLDNTCLLFLDGFCDYYEFTEFYEIYTTEIEEFVAGGGNLYMNIALPDPVYLSLGFDSLKIIPYGSAYALIVDTLHSITYAPNLISFAYPITARPGSGPLLSVGSFTGNAIDTILYDTIINTSSGDTFPQRAPLIYFEWGEGKVIASTFAIWHWDELLSNYKNLRRNILYYLSGCMHGPVDAGAFAIAAPLVNCQLTEEETLQVLLYNYGTDTLTEITVCFSVDGGAEVCENFEFAIPPQHSDTAMFSATANFSGCGVHSITAYTITQGDTITDNDTLVMQIESLCPPLSSAGLPDTICINAGLIQASPEQGGGLWNGTGITNSATGSFDPMIVGEDFTSEISYTYEMSFNYQFSEIEYAEPTMTEADSIPLADTDWEKIYLGFYFTYFNQTYDSVYVASNGYMSFGAPHDTWYPAIPDYSGAITNLVVLAGGDMNPAAYGRVRYSTEGTAPYRRFILHYDSVRCDYEAGKYIDVYGILYEENNSIDIVVNHLPGVEFWGISQGISNLEGTIGINTHNPERIPWLRDKWYDTDIEEVAYRFSPEQCFRTITDTILVTGDVAVNVLGNDTTFCPGGSLQIGTDYPGTEILWNTGETTPHINIEEAGIYTIQMHYGSGDCYLFDTITIASAEQDVFANVLGNDTLLCYGDTLQLEINYADTIFSFHWNTVDTTQIIIVSEAGNYALEIEYQSGCSLYDSIAINYNSPIFIESTSTPSPDDGPGGSITINVSGGTAPYTYLWSDGLIGTEIENVYPATYYLTVIDALGCSISTTVFVGIGTGIFDNENTQITIYPNPFDETIQVESEIAISKIEIINATAQYVFSTSYNTVENTIILNTNFLTQGIYILKTSMVNGESYTFLVNKI from the coding sequence ATGCATTCTCAAAAATCTTTTTCTTTTCTTCTTCTAATTTTTATTTCATGTTACTTTAATATTAATGCAAATGCTCAAAGAGTAGTTTTTATTTCTAATTATTCTGGATATTGTTATGATGGAATGTACTACTTGGATGAAGATGTAAAATTATTTCGTGATGTATTTGGCAATGAAGATGATGGTGGCTGGCAGCGATTTACTTTTGATGAAATTGATAGTGCAAATGAGTTTTTAGATAATACTTGTTTGTTGTTTTTGGATGGATTTTGTGATTACTATGAATTCACAGAATTTTATGAAATCTATACTACTGAAATAGAAGAATTTGTAGCCGGAGGTGGAAATTTATATATGAACATCGCCTTACCTGATCCGGTATATTTATCCTTAGGATTTGATAGCTTAAAAATTATACCTTATGGGAGTGCGTATGCATTAATTGTTGATACTCTGCATTCCATTACTTATGCCCCTAATCTAATTTCTTTTGCTTATCCAATTACAGCAAGACCAGGAAGTGGTCCATTACTTTCTGTTGGGTCATTCACGGGTAACGCAATAGATACAATCCTATATGATACCATAATTAATACATCATCCGGTGATACATTTCCACAAAGAGCACCTTTAATTTATTTTGAATGGGGGGAAGGTAAAGTAATAGCTTCTACTTTCGCCATCTGGCATTGGGATGAATTATTATCCAATTACAAAAATCTTCGTCGTAATATTTTGTATTACTTATCGGGTTGTATGCATGGGCCTGTAGATGCCGGTGCTTTTGCTATTGCTGCACCATTAGTTAATTGTCAACTTACAGAAGAAGAAACTTTACAAGTGTTATTATATAATTATGGAACAGATACGCTAACTGAGATTACAGTGTGTTTTAGTGTGGATGGTGGCGCAGAAGTTTGCGAAAATTTTGAATTTGCAATTCCACCTCAACATAGTGATACTGCAATGTTTTCTGCTACAGCAAATTTTTCAGGATGTGGTGTACATTCTATTACAGCTTATACAATAACTCAGGGAGACACTATCACGGATAATGATACACTTGTTATGCAAATAGAAAGTTTATGTCCACCATTAAGTAGTGCAGGTTTGCCGGATACTATTTGTATTAATGCAGGCTTAATTCAAGCATCACCTGAACAAGGTGGAGGACTTTGGAATGGAACAGGAATTACAAATAGTGCAACAGGAAGTTTTGATCCTATGATTGTTGGTGAGGATTTTACTTCTGAAATTTCTTATACTTATGAAATGAGTTTTAATTATCAGTTTTCAGAAATAGAATATGCAGAACCTACAATGACGGAAGCCGATAGTATTCCACTTGCAGATACGGATTGGGAAAAGATATATCTCGGATTTTATTTTACTTATTTCAATCAAACTTACGATAGTGTGTATGTAGCAAGTAATGGATATATGAGTTTTGGTGCGCCACATGATACATGGTATCCTGCCATTCCGGATTATTCCGGAGCTATAACAAATCTTGTTGTGCTGGCAGGGGGTGATATGAATCCTGCTGCTTATGGTAGGGTGCGATATAGCACAGAAGGCACAGCTCCTTATAGAAGATTTATTCTGCATTATGATAGCGTACGTTGCGATTATGAAGCGGGAAAATATATAGATGTGTATGGTATTTTGTATGAAGAAAATAATAGTATTGATATTGTTGTAAATCATTTACCCGGCGTTGAATTTTGGGGTATATCTCAGGGCATAAGTAATCTGGAAGGCACTATTGGAATTAATACACATAATCCCGAAAGGATTCCGTGGTTAAGAGATAAATGGTATGATACCGATATTGAAGAAGTGGCTTACCGCTTTTCACCTGAACAATGTTTTAGAACAATCACCGATACCATTTTAGTAACCGGTGATGTTGCAGTAAATGTATTGGGAAATGATACTACTTTTTGTCCGGGTGGTAGTTTGCAAATTGGTACAGATTATCCGGGTACGGAAATACTTTGGAATACAGGAGAAACTACTCCGCATATCAATATAGAAGAAGCAGGAATTTATACTATTCAAATGCATTATGGTTCGGGTGATTGTTATTTATTTGATACAATAACTATTGCATCAGCAGAACAGGATGTATTTGCAAATGTGTTAGGCAATGATACTTTACTTTGCTATGGTGATACTTTGCAATTAGAAATTAATTATGCAGATACAATATTTTCTTTTCATTGGAATACAGTAGATACTACGCAAATAATAATAGTATCCGAAGCAGGAAATTATGCATTGGAAATAGAATATCAATCGGGCTGTTCGCTGTATGATTCTATTGCAATTAATTATAATTCACCAATATTTATTGAAAGCACTTCAACACCTTCACCCGATGATGGTCCGGGTGGAAGTATTACAATAAATGTGAGTGGAGGAACAGCACCTTACACTTATTTATGGAGCGATGGATTAATCGGAACAGAAATAGAAAATGTATATCCCGCAACCTATTATCTTACAGTGATAGATGCATTGGGTTGCAGTATTTCCACCACTGTTTTTGTTGGCATCGGCACAGGAATTTTTGATAATGAAAATACTCAAATAACTATTTATCCAAATCCATTTGATGAAACGATACAGGTGGAATCTGAGATAGCAATTTCTAAAATTGAAATCATAAATGCTACAGCTCAA